In Pigmentibacter ruber, a genomic segment contains:
- a CDS encoding DUF29 family protein, protein MENLINENDLIYLCEHNSKVLRNEKNSLISPDKIASILDTIVQNKKIKVKAKIIKLMRALLRYQHNPKNVKLFSNYWDPTNIHRAESLKENRVFIENIRTQLDLEFRNSKTLYLYILDNLEDIYNLCVILESEDNKISPDCYEKKLPFSLENILKKEYYPEYKDFQDSLYDEVLIK, encoded by the coding sequence ATGGAAAATTTAATTAATGAAAATGACTTAATTTATTTATGTGAACATAATTCTAAAGTTCTTAGAAATGAAAAAAATTCTCTTATTAGTCCTGATAAAATTGCATCAATATTAGATACAATTGTTCAAAATAAAAAGATAAAAGTTAAAGCTAAAATTATCAAATTAATGAGAGCTTTGCTACGGTATCAACATAATCCCAAAAATGTTAAACTCTTTTCAAATTACTGGGATCCGACAAATATACATCGAGCAGAGTCCCTTAAAGAGAATAGAGTATTTATTGAGAATATTAGAACACAATTAGATCTTGAATTTAGAAATAGTAAGACACTTTATTTGTATATTTTAGATAATCTTGAAGATATTTACAACTTATGCGTAATTTTAGAATCAGAAGATAATAAAATTAGTCCTGATTGCTACGAAAAGAAATTACCATTCAGTTTAGAAAATATACTTAAAAAAGAATATTATCCTGAGTATAAAGATTTTCAAGATAGTCTTTATGATGAGGTATTAATAAAATAG
- the rpoN gene encoding RNA polymerase factor sigma-54, producing MALEIKQGLKTTQKLSLSAELKHSITILTLGRFELEKLITDELEKNPCLIGISAKEEKEYSHHYDELKRALQNSYNQNDYTERYNDIKITEEISPNEMRKEFADSSQSQSLHLFIENQVSIMRLSEYEKDCIFTILQYIDDNGFLNTDLKTIAVNHDIHIDDISFALETVQKCEPTGIGAQNLQECLLLQFKKLNKKPKHVENILTKYWNEFQKQNFLKIAKSEKATSEEIKEAFRFIKNNFDPRPARQFGQQSSQIIIPDVYVFKRDGKWICSTNDNGLPRIKLSKKYSNLIKALKNEMNEGEYKDTFKYINENVKSAKWLVKSLKERDKTIIKVVESIIKYQEDFFEHGPEHLAPMTLKTVASDLDLHESTISRATSDKYLYSPRGIFELRYFFNAAIENNSGQEMANEAIKQMVAELIKNEDKKNPLSDQEISEKIQEHKGIKIARRTVSKYRESLGIMSSSKRIQRF from the coding sequence ATGGCTTTAGAAATAAAGCAAGGACTAAAAACAACACAAAAACTATCTCTTTCGGCAGAGTTAAAACATTCCATCACTATTTTAACACTGGGGCGTTTTGAATTAGAAAAATTAATTACTGATGAATTAGAAAAAAATCCTTGCCTTATCGGTATTTCAGCAAAAGAAGAAAAAGAATATAGCCATCACTATGATGAATTAAAAAGAGCGTTACAAAATTCATATAATCAAAACGATTATACTGAAAGATATAATGACATTAAAATTACTGAAGAAATATCTCCTAATGAAATGCGAAAAGAATTTGCTGATTCTTCACAATCACAATCTTTACACTTATTTATTGAAAATCAAGTTTCTATTATGCGGCTTAGCGAATATGAAAAAGATTGTATATTTACAATTCTTCAATATATCGATGATAATGGTTTTTTAAATACTGATTTAAAGACCATCGCAGTGAATCATGACATACATATCGATGATATTTCATTTGCTTTAGAAACTGTACAAAAATGTGAACCTACTGGGATAGGAGCACAAAATTTACAAGAGTGTCTTTTATTGCAATTTAAAAAATTAAATAAAAAACCAAAACATGTGGAAAATATTCTTACAAAATATTGGAATGAGTTTCAAAAACAAAATTTTTTAAAAATTGCAAAATCTGAAAAAGCAACTTCAGAAGAAATAAAGGAAGCATTTCGTTTTATAAAAAATAACTTTGATCCCAGACCTGCAAGACAATTTGGTCAACAGTCTAGTCAAATTATTATCCCAGATGTTTATGTCTTTAAAAGAGATGGAAAATGGATATGTAGCACAAATGATAATGGTCTCCCTAGAATAAAATTATCTAAAAAATATTCAAATTTAATTAAAGCATTAAAAAATGAAATGAACGAAGGCGAATACAAAGATACTTTTAAGTACATTAATGAGAATGTAAAATCAGCAAAATGGCTTGTAAAATCTTTAAAAGAAAGAGATAAAACAATAATTAAAGTTGTTGAAAGTATCATAAAATATCAAGAAGATTTTTTTGAACATGGTCCTGAACATTTAGCACCGATGACTCTTAAAACAGTTGCGAGCGATTTAGATTTGCATGAAAGTACCATATCAAGAGCCACCTCTGATAAATATTTATATTCGCCTAGGGGAATTTTTGAACTCCGTTACTTTTTTAATGCTGCTATAGAAAATAACTCTGGGCAAGAGATGGCAAATGAAGCTATAAAACAAATGGTAGCAGAACTTATTAAAAATGAAGATAAAAAAAATCCTTTGTCTGACCAAGAAATTTCTGAGAAAATACAGGAACATAAGGGTATAAAAATAGCACGTAGAACAGTTTCTAAATATAGAGAATCATTAGGTATTATGTCCTCATCAAAAAGAATTCAACGCTTTTAA
- a CDS encoding HPF/RaiA family ribosome-associated protein has product MQVEVHFVNFPKSQHVKELVAQRIQDCVTKFSANTNNVHAYFSVDGIVHHVKLALNAGKNNICVNAFANDIAHSVDKALDKLESALRKISKRKIHKRIEFSSVDSSSDYNVINLRKYKRYAGIQENIFDKFETHYVSNFEDQVRKEKIVKNKSKKKSPTSHKGRIRKAS; this is encoded by the coding sequence ATGCAAGTAGAAGTTCATTTTGTTAATTTTCCTAAGTCACAACATGTTAAAGAGCTTGTAGCACAACGTATTCAGGATTGTGTTACAAAATTTTCCGCAAACACAAATAATGTTCATGCTTATTTTAGTGTCGATGGTATAGTGCATCATGTTAAACTTGCTTTAAATGCTGGCAAAAATAACATTTGTGTGAATGCCTTTGCTAACGATATTGCACATAGCGTTGATAAAGCACTAGACAAATTAGAATCTGCGCTTAGAAAAATTTCTAAGCGAAAAATTCACAAAAGAATAGAATTTTCTTCTGTCGATTCCTCTTCAGATTATAACGTTATAAATTTGCGAAAGTATAAGCGTTATGCTGGAATACAAGAAAACATATTTGATAAGTTTGAAACGCATTATGTCTCTAATTTTGAAGACCAAGTTAGGAAAGAAAAAATTGTAAAAAATAAATCAAAGAAAAAATCACCAACTTCACACAAAGGACGTATCCGGAAAGCAAGCTAA
- a CDS encoding nucleoside phosphorylase: MNLNHLNFEKDYLKDRYITICLLSGDPARTEIIAQTYLKNSVKINNNRGLYCFTGETSLGMPILAATSGMGAPSTSIVVNELAQAGVKVFIRIGTTGSIQPYIGVGSIIVNFASLCKQGAANDIAPRDYPAAASALLSTDVYYEAKKLHKDVYFGLNASVDTFYEGQERYDSVNPNLLKSHVGMLKEYQNLNILNFEMESGTLFKMANVYGLHATSICAVAAARCKDEALLHDSVQSSVDISIKAAIHTAENIQKNQLQLFRT; this comes from the coding sequence ATGAATTTAAATCATTTAAACTTTGAAAAAGACTATTTAAAAGATAGATACATAACCATTTGTCTGCTATCTGGAGACCCAGCAAGGACAGAAATAATTGCGCAAACATATCTCAAAAATTCTGTAAAAATTAATAATAATAGAGGCTTATATTGCTTTACAGGTGAGACTAGTTTAGGCATGCCTATTCTTGCCGCTACTTCTGGTATGGGAGCGCCTTCCACGAGTATTGTGGTTAACGAACTAGCACAGGCAGGGGTTAAAGTGTTTATACGAATAGGCACAACAGGTTCTATTCAACCTTATATTGGGGTAGGCAGTATTATTGTTAACTTTGCTTCGCTCTGTAAACAAGGGGCAGCAAATGATATTGCTCCTAGAGACTATCCTGCTGCTGCTTCGGCTTTATTGTCTACCGATGTTTATTATGAAGCAAAAAAATTACACAAAGATGTTTATTTTGGCTTAAATGCCTCAGTTGATACTTTTTATGAAGGCCAAGAACGTTACGATAGCGTTAATCCAAATTTATTGAAAAGTCATGTTGGTATGTTAAAGGAATATCAAAATTTAAATATTTTAAATTTTGAAATGGAGTCTGGTACTTTATTTAAGATGGCCAATGTTTATGGGTTACATGCAACAAGTATTTGCGCTGTTGCTGCAGCAAGATGCAAAGACGAAGCTCTATTACATGATAGTGTTCAGTCATCTGTAGATATTTCTATTAAAGCAGCTATTCATACTGCAGAAAATATTCAAAAAAATCAATTGCAGTTATTTCGGACTTAA
- a CDS encoding flagellin N-terminal helical domain-containing protein, with the protein MGLRIKSNIDSMMAQRQLSENQDELSNSLEKLSSGLRINKSSDDAAGLAISETMRAKIRSFGQAKRNASDGISFLQTGEGGLSELNNIIIRMRELTTQAASDTIGETERGFLNKEFQELGKEVNRIKDQTEFNGRKLLSPEDQRDINVQVGVNFRNVAGETNEENEVITLKFDDLTDLSESLANLTELSIEGENGRELGGGNTEDIFSALDDSMLKVTRTRATLGALQSRLNSTITSIDIGSENLSAAQSRIRDADYGLESAKYAQSKILVSAGTSVLAQANQIPDSVLHLLR; encoded by the coding sequence ATGGGACTTAGAATTAAATCCAATATAGATAGTATGATGGCACAAAGACAATTAAGTGAGAATCAAGACGAACTAAGCAATAGCTTAGAAAAATTATCTTCTGGATTACGGATTAATAAATCCTCTGATGACGCAGCTGGATTGGCAATTTCTGAAACAATGCGTGCAAAAATTAGAAGTTTTGGCCAAGCAAAACGGAACGCATCTGATGGAATTTCTTTTTTGCAGACTGGCGAAGGTGGATTAAGTGAGTTAAATAATATTATTATTAGAATGCGGGAACTGACTACTCAAGCTGCTAGTGATACTATTGGAGAAACTGAAAGAGGTTTTTTAAATAAAGAATTTCAGGAATTAGGTAAAGAAGTGAATAGAATTAAAGATCAAACTGAATTTAATGGAAGAAAACTTTTATCACCCGAAGATCAGCGAGACATTAATGTGCAAGTTGGTGTGAATTTTAGAAATGTTGCCGGTGAAACAAATGAAGAAAATGAAGTTATTACTTTGAAATTTGATGACTTAACTGATCTTAGTGAATCTTTGGCAAATTTAACAGAACTGAGTATTGAAGGAGAAAATGGAAGAGAACTAGGCGGTGGCAATACTGAAGATATTTTTTCTGCCCTTGATGATTCCATGCTTAAAGTAACAAGAACAAGAGCAACACTTGGAGCATTGCAAAGCAGACTAAACTCTACTATCACTTCCATTGATATTGGGAGTGAAAATTTGAGCGCAGCCCAGTCAAGAATTAGAGATGCTGATTATGGTTTAGAGTCTGCGAAATATGCGCAAAGCAAAATTTTAGTTTCTGCAGGTACTTCAGTTCTAGCACAAGCAAATCAAATTCCTGATTCAGTATTACATTTACTTAGATAA
- a CDS encoding flagellin N-terminal helical domain-containing protein — protein sequence MAYLFAKYQRLIQQNAPQSTNAVSGYQGGIIMGLRIKTNVESLTAQRFLSNNNSDMTSSMEKLSSGLRINKSADDAAGLAISEGLRAKTRSLMQAKRNANDGVSLVQVAEGGLNETTNILIRMRELTMQSASDTVGPQEREYINKEYQQLTEEIDRISETTEFNGRKLLSPQASEEPITLQVGYNGTANDILTLQFGEESTGINSETLGLKDTSLAGEDRESIAANLNTIDSSLNLVASTRATLGATQSRLNSAISNISINTENMLAANSRIRDTDFAEETARLSQSRILSQGGLAILAQANQRPEMALSLLR from the coding sequence ATGGCCTATTTGTTTGCAAAGTATCAAAGGTTGATACAGCAAAACGCCCCGCAATCAACAAATGCGGTTTCTGGCTATCAAGGAGGAATAATCATGGGTTTACGTATAAAAACCAACGTAGAATCACTTACAGCACAACGATTTCTATCCAATAATAATTCAGATATGACTTCAAGTATGGAGAAATTATCTTCTGGTTTAAGAATAAATAAATCAGCAGATGATGCTGCAGGACTTGCTATTTCTGAAGGGTTAAGAGCTAAAACAAGAAGTTTAATGCAAGCAAAAAGAAATGCAAATGATGGTGTTTCATTAGTCCAAGTTGCAGAAGGTGGATTAAACGAAACAACAAATATTTTAATCCGCATGCGTGAACTCACTATGCAATCTGCAAGTGATACAGTTGGTCCACAAGAACGAGAATATATTAACAAAGAATACCAACAATTGACTGAAGAAATAGATAGAATTTCAGAAACAACAGAATTTAATGGTAGAAAATTATTATCTCCACAAGCTTCTGAAGAACCAATAACTTTACAAGTTGGATACAACGGAACAGCTAATGATATATTAACTTTACAATTTGGTGAAGAGTCTACTGGCATTAACTCTGAAACATTAGGATTAAAAGATACTTCCTTAGCAGGTGAAGATCGTGAATCAATTGCTGCAAATTTAAATACAATTGATTCTAGTTTAAATTTAGTAGCTTCAACAAGAGCAACTCTTGGAGCGACTCAATCAAGATTAAATTCAGCAATAAGTAACATTTCAATAAATACTGAAAACATGTTGGCTGCAAATAGCCGCATTCGCGACACTGATTTTGCAGAAGAAACAGCAAGATTATCACAAAGCAGAATTTTATCCCAAGGTGGATTGGCCATTTTAGCACAAGCAAACCAAAGACCAGAAATGGCTCTTTCTTTGTTACGTTAA
- a CDS encoding alpha/beta fold hydrolase, translating into MLKFIFPSIAIFFLLSCGKKNNSKPIEQIKNESFWSKSIVWTKCPRVNKEQKKQKELSNTESDINLISSIQFECGTFPVPIDWNNPNGETINLALKKAISPNQSAKIGYLIFNPGGPGGSGVAILESVLKLNPKLIQNFDIIGFDPRGIHASAGIKCKDSLDSNLFSFFDSEQNFSRMQTKIRNLRESCFEHSGKLIDFVNTENVVKDLEAMRVALGNQKLNYLGISYGTSIGATYAYHYPNNTRVMVLDGVLDLSKPFLETVKAETIAVKNTFQHFAEFCFNSAKCGFNFKQISSIFQNLKDEYEVRSDSKIIKVSKAFLQTYLSNAVTNAENWELMANAFRQLENPVQKEIELPISRDFSGFIQTFAVHCLDYPVNNLTWNEYVKLKEASKKIFPELNGHIITLNIHGICSAWNGKRHDPLIANHSLNISQPILFVSSPFDAITPHSSAILKHQQIKGSKLLEALVFKHGVSLLPNATCVQDNVNQFLTTVSLPTDYLFCTGK; encoded by the coding sequence ATGCTAAAATTTATTTTTCCTTCCATAGCAATTTTTTTTCTTCTATCTTGCGGTAAAAAAAATAATTCTAAACCAATTGAGCAAATAAAGAATGAAAGTTTTTGGAGCAAATCAATTGTTTGGACTAAGTGTCCTCGTGTAAATAAAGAACAGAAGAAGCAAAAGGAATTAAGTAACACGGAGTCTGATATAAACCTAATTTCAAGTATTCAATTTGAGTGTGGTACTTTTCCTGTTCCTATAGATTGGAATAATCCAAATGGTGAAACGATAAATTTAGCATTAAAAAAAGCAATTTCTCCAAATCAAAGTGCTAAAATAGGCTACTTGATTTTTAACCCAGGTGGCCCAGGTGGTTCTGGTGTTGCAATTTTGGAGAGTGTTTTAAAATTAAATCCTAAACTTATTCAAAATTTTGATATTATTGGGTTTGATCCTAGGGGTATTCATGCTTCTGCTGGAATTAAATGCAAAGACTCTTTGGATAGTAATCTTTTTTCATTTTTTGATTCTGAACAAAATTTTAGTCGCATGCAAACGAAGATAAGAAATCTTCGAGAATCATGTTTTGAGCATAGTGGAAAACTAATTGATTTTGTTAATACTGAAAATGTTGTTAAAGATTTAGAAGCAATGAGAGTTGCATTAGGAAATCAAAAGTTAAATTATTTGGGAATTTCTTATGGAACTTCTATTGGTGCAACTTATGCTTATCATTACCCAAATAATACTAGAGTAATGGTGCTAGATGGTGTTCTTGATTTATCTAAGCCATTTCTAGAAACTGTAAAAGCGGAAACCATTGCTGTAAAAAATACGTTTCAGCACTTTGCTGAATTTTGTTTTAATTCAGCAAAGTGTGGTTTCAACTTTAAACAAATCTCTTCAATTTTTCAAAACTTAAAAGATGAATATGAAGTACGTAGTGATTCTAAAATAATTAAAGTATCAAAAGCATTTTTGCAAACTTATTTATCGAATGCAGTAACAAATGCTGAAAATTGGGAATTAATGGCTAATGCATTCCGGCAATTAGAAAATCCAGTACAAAAAGAAATTGAATTACCAATTTCGAGAGATTTTTCAGGATTTATTCAAACTTTTGCCGTTCACTGTCTTGACTATCCTGTAAATAATTTGACCTGGAATGAATATGTAAAATTAAAAGAAGCTTCAAAAAAAATATTTCCTGAACTTAATGGACATATAATTACTTTAAATATTCATGGTATTTGTTCTGCTTGGAATGGTAAAAGACACGATCCGTTAATAGCAAATCATAGTTTAAATATTTCTCAACCTATTTTATTTGTTTCTTCACCATTCGATGCAATAACCCCACATAGTAGTGCAATATTAAAACATCAACAAATTAAAGGAAGTAAATTATTAGAAGCATTAGTATTTAAACATGGAGTATCTCTTCTCCCAAATGCAACTTGTGTGCAAGATAATGTAAATCAATTTTTAACTACTGTTTCTTTACCTACAGATTATTTGTTTTGTACTGGGAAATAG
- a CDS encoding pyridoxal phosphate-dependent aminotransferase has product MNRLDSISFGKIVQIREQLLKLQATGKKVYRLESGDPSFSIAPNITEAIEKALRDGKTHYIPNNGIPELLKALANKLHVQNKINVTEKDIFVTNGAMHALYVVFQCMLEQGDEVIVPEPLWTEIGENIRLAGGVTVSVPLNRQNNYQYSYNDIVSKITSRTKAIFINSPQNPSGAIVPKEELQKIANLAAERGLWLVCDEAYEDLVYEGEHYSAASGLNGYEKAVSIYSFSKSHAMSGLRVGYIVSTNKLLAERIPKLLRCTVNGINSIAQWGALAAVIGPRDHLNFMLTEYRKRREIMFNTISEIPGLLPFKPQGAFYLWCEVETSLLQKLQIRSVAQLSDYLAERGIGSAPGDSFGVSCANAIRFAFSCSTEQVTDGSKALKEILTQV; this is encoded by the coding sequence ATGAATCGTCTTGACTCCATAAGCTTCGGCAAAATTGTTCAAATCAGGGAACAACTTCTAAAATTACAAGCAACAGGAAAAAAAGTTTATAGATTAGAGTCAGGAGATCCTAGTTTTTCAATTGCACCAAATATAACAGAAGCTATTGAAAAAGCACTGCGTGATGGAAAAACACATTACATTCCTAATAATGGTATTCCAGAGCTTCTTAAAGCTTTAGCAAATAAACTGCATGTTCAAAATAAAATTAACGTAACAGAAAAAGATATTTTTGTTACTAATGGTGCAATGCACGCCCTTTATGTTGTTTTCCAATGCATGCTTGAGCAAGGCGATGAGGTTATCGTACCTGAACCATTATGGACTGAAATTGGGGAAAATATTCGTTTAGCTGGTGGTGTTACTGTTTCTGTTCCTTTAAACAGACAAAATAATTATCAATACAGTTATAATGATATAGTCAGCAAAATTACTTCAAGAACGAAAGCAATTTTTATCAATTCACCACAAAACCCTTCAGGTGCTATTGTGCCAAAAGAAGAATTGCAAAAAATTGCAAACTTGGCAGCTGAAAGAGGCCTTTGGTTAGTTTGTGATGAAGCATATGAAGATCTTGTGTATGAAGGAGAACACTATTCAGCTGCCAGCGGACTAAACGGCTATGAAAAAGCGGTTTCTATTTACTCATTCTCTAAATCACATGCAATGAGCGGATTGCGCGTAGGCTATATTGTTTCTACAAATAAATTACTAGCTGAAAGAATTCCAAAATTGTTACGTTGTACCGTTAATGGAATTAATAGTATTGCACAATGGGGCGCTTTAGCTGCTGTGATTGGTCCGCGCGATCATTTAAATTTTATGCTTACTGAATATAGAAAACGTAGAGAAATAATGTTCAATACCATTAGTGAAATCCCAGGGTTGTTACCTTTTAAACCACAAGGAGCATTTTACTTATGGTGTGAAGTGGAAACTTCATTATTACAAAAACTTCAAATTCGTTCTGTAGCACAATTATCTGATTATCTTGCTGAACGTGGTATAGGAAGTGCACCTGGCGATAGTTTTGGTGTGAGTTGTGCAAATGCAATACGCTTTGCTTTTAGCTGTAGTACAGAACAAGTAACTGATGGTTCAAAAGCTTTAAAAGAAATTTTAACTCAAGTTTAA
- a CDS encoding ribonuclease HII — MNNLLKEQIFKFVSVPLIISIDEVGRGCVAGAVVSCVSLWIDTTYFKLPCEKKYKKLWLELINDSKKLTEKKRQECFDIILQDYEITLQDIICAEKDNIKSFNMLTDSKNKLHFKAEEFSSGNILNSKNNLECLQFVIGQAGPAEIDSINIWNAVQLSVARALIELQKHVKINFPFLEDQLSNAIILMDGKHFLKVPTEFSQNLQVTVTKADGLFTSVGFSSIIAKVFRDTQMIQQDKKFPIFGFAKHKGYGTASHLSLIQSHGVCEIHRKSFLTNHLNLTP; from the coding sequence TTGAATAATTTATTGAAGGAACAGATATTTAAATTCGTATCAGTTCCTTTAATTATTTCTATTGATGAAGTTGGAAGAGGTTGCGTGGCTGGTGCGGTTGTGAGCTGTGTAAGTTTATGGATAGACACTACCTATTTTAAATTACCTTGTGAAAAAAAATATAAAAAATTATGGTTAGAACTTATTAATGACAGTAAAAAGTTAACAGAAAAAAAACGCCAAGAATGTTTTGATATTATTTTGCAAGACTATGAAATAACTTTACAAGATATTATCTGTGCTGAAAAAGATAATATAAAATCATTTAATATGTTAACAGATTCAAAAAATAAATTGCATTTTAAAGCAGAAGAATTTTCCTCTGGAAACATTCTTAATTCCAAGAATAACTTAGAATGTTTACAATTTGTAATTGGTCAAGCAGGTCCTGCAGAAATTGATTCCATAAATATTTGGAATGCTGTGCAGTTATCAGTAGCTAGAGCACTGATAGAGTTGCAAAAACACGTTAAAATAAATTTTCCTTTTTTAGAAGATCAATTATCTAATGCTATTATATTAATGGATGGAAAACATTTTTTAAAAGTTCCAACAGAATTTTCCCAAAATTTACAAGTAACAGTGACAAAAGCAGATGGATTATTTACAAGCGTTGGATTTTCCAGTATAATTGCAAAAGTTTTTCGCGATACACAAATGATACAACAAGATAAAAAATTTCCAATATTTGGTTTTGCTAAGCACAAGGGTTATGGTACTGCTAGTCACCTAAGTTTAATTCAATCCCATGGGGTTTGCGAAATTCATCGTAAAAGTTTTTTAACGAACCACCTTAATTTAACTCCATAG
- a CDS encoding PTS sugar transporter subunit IIA, producing MTLSSIRNLIQEQSGNLFLHSKSKDDSLKEISEMISLAKKNIDKMEIYTSLREREAKASTGAEFGVAFPHAYSTKVNETELFLFISKDGIPFEAFDQLPTKIFFVILSPKYPKVPKISNLNIIANICRIMKSEVIRNRILSANNLEEILLCLEPQ from the coding sequence ATGACACTTTCAAGCATCCGCAATCTTATACAAGAACAATCAGGAAATTTATTTCTTCATTCTAAGTCAAAAGATGATTCTCTGAAAGAAATCTCTGAAATGATTTCTCTTGCAAAAAAAAATATTGATAAAATGGAAATATACACTTCGTTGCGTGAACGTGAAGCAAAAGCTAGTACTGGCGCTGAGTTTGGTGTCGCTTTCCCTCATGCCTATTCTACAAAAGTAAACGAAACAGAATTGTTTCTTTTTATATCAAAAGATGGAATCCCATTTGAAGCATTTGATCAACTCCCGACTAAAATATTTTTTGTTATTTTATCTCCAAAATATCCCAAAGTTCCAAAAATCTCTAACCTCAATATTATCGCAAATATTTGCAGAATTATGAAAAGTGAAGTAATTAGAAATAGGATACTTTCAGCAAACAACTTAGAAGAAATTTTGCTGTGCTTGGAGCCTCAATGA
- the trxA gene encoding thioredoxin, with translation MSDLVYKITEHNFQTEVLESKIPVLVDFWADWCGPCKSLEPVLEQIAQEQKGKIKICKVNVEDNPQLAASFNIRNIPFLAFVKDGQKVAELVGNQPKQVIMNQINALQ, from the coding sequence ATGTCAGACTTAGTATATAAAATAACAGAACATAACTTCCAAACCGAAGTCTTGGAAAGCAAAATACCAGTGCTTGTGGACTTCTGGGCTGATTGGTGTGGGCCTTGCAAATCATTGGAACCTGTTTTGGAGCAAATTGCACAAGAACAAAAAGGAAAAATTAAAATCTGTAAAGTAAATGTGGAAGATAATCCTCAATTAGCAGCAAGCTTTAATATTCGTAATATTCCATTTCTAGCTTTTGTAAAAGATGGGCAAAAAGTGGCTGAACTTGTAGGCAACCAACCTAAGCAAGTTATCATGAACCAAATTAATGCTCTACAATAA
- the rapZ gene encoding RNase adapter RapZ, with translation MTNDSNAIQTSPKKNVIIISGLAGSGKTIAIHALEDLGYYCIDNLPAVLLQSFADSIVENTLKASHIALALDSRDTDNPVTFEKIYPLLLNSCNLTVLFFKATSDVIMRRFRETRRQHPLSKANPLLNLHDIIALDEKTLEPIFHLANRTIDSTHLSSQNLKKFIYNQFSITGKQGHLLLNIVSFGFKHGTPSDLDTYFDVRCFKNPHYEPEIKHLTGLTKEIKDYVFSDPNVDLFINKVTNLINFFYPLYLDEGKHYFSLGIGCTGGKHRSVAIAEELASIFRKQIPLVTIEHRNIDKD, from the coding sequence ATGACAAATGATTCTAATGCAATACAAACTTCGCCTAAAAAAAATGTAATAATAATTTCTGGACTTGCAGGTTCTGGGAAAACAATTGCTATACACGCACTTGAAGACTTGGGCTATTATTGTATTGACAATTTGCCGGCAGTACTTTTGCAATCTTTTGCTGATTCCATTGTAGAAAATACTTTAAAAGCTTCACATATCGCTCTAGCCTTAGATTCACGAGACACTGACAATCCTGTAACTTTTGAGAAAATATATCCATTACTGTTAAATTCTTGTAATTTAACTGTTTTATTTTTCAAAGCAACTAGTGATGTTATCATGCGGAGATTTAGAGAAACAAGAAGACAACATCCATTAAGTAAAGCAAATCCTCTTTTAAATTTACATGATATTATAGCTCTTGATGAAAAAACTTTGGAACCTATTTTCCACTTGGCAAATAGAACCATTGATTCCACTCACTTATCATCGCAAAATTTAAAAAAGTTTATTTATAATCAGTTTTCAATAACTGGAAAACAAGGACATTTGCTTCTAAATATTGTATCATTTGGATTTAAACATGGTACACCCTCAGATCTGGACACTTATTTTGATGTACGTTGTTTTAAAAATCCGCATTATGAGCCAGAAATCAAGCATTTGACAGGGTTAACAAAAGAAATTAAGGACTATGTGTTTAGTGACCCCAATGTTGACCTTTTTATAAACAAAGTTACTAATTTGATTAACTTTTTTTATCCATTATACTTAGATGAAGGAAAACATTATTTTTCATTGGGAATTGGATGTACAGGTGGAAAACACAGAAGTGTTGCAATTGCAGAAGAACTTGCCAGTATTTTTCGCAAACAAATTCCACTTGTAACTATCGAACATCGCAATATAGATAAAGATTAG